A region from the Enterobacter roggenkampii genome encodes:
- the yedE gene encoding selenium metabolism membrane protein YedE/FdhT, which translates to MSWQSFKQAYLVKFWSPVPAVIAAGILSTYYFGITGTFWAVTGEFTRWGGQLLQLAGVHAEEWGYFKLIHLDGTPLTRIDGMMIIGMFGGCFAAALWANNVKLRMPKSRIRILQAVVGGMIAGFGARLAMGCNLAAFFTGIPQFSLHAWFFAVATAIGSYFGAKFTLLPLFRIPVKMTKVSAASPLTQKPSQARRRFRLGMLVFFAMVAWALCTALNQPKLGLAMLFGVGFGLLIERAQICFTSAFRDMWITGRTMMAKAIIAGMAVSAIGIFSYVQLGVEPKIIWAGPNAVIGGLLFGFGIVLAGGCETGWMYRAVEGQVHYWWVGLGNVIGSTILAYCWDDVSPVLATRWDKVNLLNTFGPLGGLLVTYALLLVAFLLVVAQERRFFRRAGVKTETQENAA; encoded by the coding sequence ATGTCATGGCAATCCTTCAAACAGGCTTACCTGGTTAAGTTCTGGTCACCCGTTCCGGCCGTTATCGCGGCAGGCATTCTCTCTACTTATTATTTTGGCATTACCGGCACCTTCTGGGCCGTGACCGGCGAGTTCACCCGCTGGGGTGGTCAATTGCTGCAACTCGCTGGCGTGCATGCCGAAGAGTGGGGTTACTTTAAACTCATTCATCTGGACGGCACCCCGCTTACCCGCATCGACGGGATGATGATAATCGGCATGTTCGGCGGCTGTTTCGCGGCCGCGCTGTGGGCAAATAACGTTAAGTTGCGTATGCCCAAAAGCCGGATCCGCATTTTGCAGGCGGTTGTCGGCGGCATGATTGCCGGTTTCGGCGCGCGTCTGGCGATGGGGTGTAACCTTGCCGCCTTCTTTACCGGGATCCCGCAGTTTTCGCTTCACGCCTGGTTCTTTGCCGTCGCCACGGCCATCGGCTCTTACTTTGGCGCAAAATTCACCCTGCTGCCGCTGTTTCGTATTCCAGTGAAAATGACAAAAGTCAGCGCAGCATCTCCGTTAACCCAGAAGCCCTCTCAGGCCCGCCGACGTTTCCGCCTCGGAATGCTGGTCTTTTTCGCCATGGTGGCATGGGCGCTCTGCACCGCCCTGAACCAGCCTAAGCTCGGTCTGGCGATGCTGTTCGGTGTGGGTTTTGGTCTGCTCATTGAACGCGCGCAGATCTGCTTTACCTCCGCGTTCCGCGATATGTGGATCACCGGGCGCACGATGATGGCGAAGGCGATTATCGCCGGGATGGCGGTCAGCGCCATCGGCATCTTCAGCTATGTCCAACTGGGCGTCGAACCGAAAATCATTTGGGCCGGTCCTAACGCGGTCATTGGCGGCCTGCTGTTCGGCTTCGGGATCGTGCTGGCTGGCGGGTGTGAAACCGGCTGGATGTATCGCGCCGTCGAAGGCCAGGTGCACTATTGGTGGGTGGGTCTGGGAAATGTGATTGGCTCGACGATCCTGGCGTACTGCTGGGATGACGTGTCTCCCGTCCTGGCCACCCGCTGGGACAAGGTCAACCTGCTGAATACCTTCGGGCCTCTCGGCGGCCTGCTCGTCACCTACGCCCTGCTGTTGGTCGCTTTTTTACTGGTCGTCGCACAGGAGAGACGTTTCTTCCGCCGTGCGGGCGTTAAAACAGAAACGCAGGAGAATGCAGCATGA
- the yedF gene encoding sulfurtransferase-like selenium metabolism protein YedF: MKEIVPNYRLDMVGEPCPYPAVATLEALPQLKKGEILEVVSDCPQSINNIPLDAKNHGYTVLDIQQDGPTIRYLIQK; encoded by the coding sequence ATGAAAGAGATCGTGCCTAATTATCGTCTGGATATGGTTGGCGAGCCCTGTCCATATCCGGCGGTGGCTACGCTTGAAGCGCTGCCGCAGCTTAAGAAAGGTGAAATTCTGGAGGTGGTCAGCGACTGCCCGCAGTCCATCAACAACATACCGCTGGATGCGAAAAACCACGGTTATACGGTGCTGGATATCCAGCAGGATGGCCCAACCATTCGCTATCTGATTCAAAAATGA
- a CDS encoding exodeoxyribonuclease VIII, which produces MSVELKLFGGAYFPKDKALKKHPDLKPLATAVNAATKAIAEAVIFGKLAAEHPEHIDDYFKVKIWEHREGLPCPDFDVFSSEFFDSVAVWNVNAGEPAAAPQPEADVKEEWEDNQTLEEIKIVAQLDQASRAACLALFGPVPGITTAQYGQIVDLKNDDEPSFARELAEALAKERRALELAPERQAQLLSWLRENIKESAQWPDIKKQIAKWIDTPVDKRPLSTTTEENLTDTGSTLGGGNKTDRSPDLVHNLSTLRIEVAVAILSMYDEIDIYWIPNKYMIPAKAMAEAEQDTRFTAWWKKLRSTPGILDYSRAAIIALIKSAPEDIWMDPVALREYINRELVERDHANPDQKTVDIACRPKPRTNAEKKENDETESTVPVKTDLPAVCPAKAAQLDKELNDAFAQSSVSEKQASEQPRVENLGGGVFSVDALINTPSSNEVEKQEVPPVPNDRDFAILHALNDLISGRADIMGKEEAEGVVACTGLRVSDVIPLLLADITTTEFCLSPEFSDEEIHDVATTMLDSWSDDISVRQKIALDAIVEYRRPEPPKQVVLDNPSVMAKPKAEPMAAPETNVQQSSVTYLQQLTIAALQGLCSNPAFSNQYDELPAMAAGLARSVINHQEASCAPD; this is translated from the coding sequence ATGTCTGTTGAGTTAAAATTATTTGGTGGTGCTTACTTCCCAAAAGATAAAGCATTAAAAAAACATCCCGATTTAAAACCACTTGCCACCGCAGTTAATGCGGCCACAAAAGCCATCGCTGAAGCCGTTATTTTCGGCAAGCTGGCGGCAGAACATCCTGAACATATTGATGATTACTTCAAGGTGAAAATCTGGGAGCACCGCGAAGGTCTTCCCTGCCCTGATTTTGACGTCTTCTCATCTGAGTTTTTCGACAGTGTGGCCGTATGGAATGTGAATGCTGGTGAACCAGCTGCGGCGCCACAGCCAGAAGCTGATGTAAAGGAAGAATGGGAGGACAACCAGACTCTGGAAGAAATTAAAATCGTTGCGCAGCTCGACCAGGCATCCCGTGCGGCTTGTCTGGCACTGTTCGGCCCGGTCCCGGGAATCACTACAGCGCAGTATGGCCAGATCGTCGATTTGAAGAATGACGATGAACCCAGCTTTGCCCGCGAGCTTGCAGAAGCACTGGCAAAAGAGCGACGCGCGCTTGAACTGGCGCCGGAACGCCAGGCGCAATTACTCTCCTGGTTACGTGAGAACATCAAAGAATCTGCACAGTGGCCGGACATTAAAAAGCAGATCGCTAAATGGATCGACACACCAGTTGATAAGCGTCCTCTGTCTACCACCACAGAAGAAAACCTTACAGACACCGGCTCCACGCTGGGCGGTGGTAACAAGACAGACCGCAGCCCGGATCTGGTTCATAACCTCTCTACGCTGCGTATCGAAGTGGCTGTTGCCATTCTGAGCATGTACGACGAGATCGACATTTACTGGATCCCGAATAAATACATGATTCCAGCGAAAGCCATGGCCGAAGCAGAACAGGACACCCGTTTCACAGCGTGGTGGAAAAAACTGCGCAGCACCCCAGGCATTCTGGACTATTCCCGTGCGGCCATTATCGCCCTGATTAAATCCGCTCCGGAGGACATTTGGATGGATCCTGTTGCCTTGCGTGAATACATCAATCGCGAGCTGGTTGAACGTGACCATGCGAACCCTGACCAGAAAACGGTTGATATAGCCTGCCGCCCTAAACCTCGTACTAATGCTGAGAAAAAAGAAAATGATGAAACCGAATCGACTGTACCGGTCAAAACTGATCTACCAGCAGTTTGCCCGGCAAAAGCTGCGCAGCTCGACAAAGAACTCAACGATGCATTCGCTCAGAGTTCAGTCTCTGAAAAGCAAGCAAGTGAACAGCCACGAGTGGAGAACCTGGGCGGCGGCGTCTTCTCTGTTGATGCTCTGATAAATACCCCCTCCTCAAATGAAGTCGAAAAACAGGAAGTGCCACCAGTACCAAATGATCGCGACTTTGCGATTTTGCATGCTCTTAATGACCTTATTTCGGGACGCGCCGACATCATGGGGAAAGAAGAGGCAGAGGGCGTGGTGGCATGCACCGGCCTGCGGGTTTCTGATGTTATCCCGCTTCTACTGGCAGATATCACAACCACGGAATTCTGCCTGTCTCCAGAGTTCTCCGACGAGGAAATCCACGACGTGGCAACCACGATGCTGGATAGCTGGTCCGACGATATCAGTGTGCGCCAAAAAATTGCCCTCGATGCGATTGTTGAATACCGCCGCCCGGAACCACCAAAACAGGTTGTACTCGATAATCCATCAGTCATGGCAAAACCTAAAGCCGAGCCCATGGCAGCACCAGAAACAAACGTTCAGCAATCGTCGGTTACCTACCTGCAACAGCTGACCATTGCAGCGCTGCAGGGCTTATGTTCCAACCCGGCATTTAGCAACCAGTATGACGAATTACCGGCTATGGCCGCCGGACTTGCCCGCAGCGTTATAAATCACCAGGAAGCCTCCTGTGCGCCTGATTAA
- a CDS encoding DUF4060 family protein, with protein MRLINRSKGDSIGGPACAAALKCHLEKYGEHGRRYTQTIYTVRVGEQKVTVEVVNRSRSYVATAMIRARHLRRLPGLADS; from the coding sequence GTGCGCCTGATTAACCGTAGCAAGGGAGACAGTATCGGCGGGCCAGCATGCGCCGCCGCGCTCAAATGCCATTTGGAAAAATATGGCGAACATGGGCGTCGCTACACCCAGACGATTTACACAGTGCGTGTCGGCGAACAGAAAGTGACAGTCGAAGTCGTCAACCGGAGCCGTAGTTATGTGGCGACGGCCATGATCAGAGCCCGTCATCTTCGCCGCCTGCCAGGGTTGGCTGATTCGTGA
- a CDS encoding phage integrase Arm DNA-binding domain-containing protein, whose product MSPRPRKNNVSISGLYARFDRRTAKTYYQYKNPLTGKFHGLGTDREKAEKIATTANQRIAAAEAEHYLRQIDDSPKAAAQRGISLKAWIERYLKIQKQSLDAGSLSLKRFKEKKRMAELLSRRLGSRPMKSLEVKDFAVLLDEYLDAGHASSALCNRVVWVDIFTEAQHAGEVPPGWNPPAATKKPSVKVTRARLSLDEWKKILAQIPEDRYSHKAMLLALVTGQRREDIANMKFSDIKDGYLHIEQSKTGARIALPLNLRCEAIGLSLEDVIRKCRDRFVSPYLLHGKMKTKAKPVNLILVSKEFAAARDAAGIVPPAGKTPTTFHEQRSLSERLYRAQGIDTKILLGHKTQSTTDRYNDDRGKEWTKLAI is encoded by the coding sequence ATGTCACCAAGGCCACGAAAAAATAATGTATCAATTTCCGGGCTGTATGCCCGGTTTGATCGTCGCACAGCAAAAACCTACTACCAGTATAAAAACCCTTTAACGGGTAAGTTCCACGGCCTGGGAACAGACAGAGAGAAAGCGGAAAAAATAGCCACAACGGCAAATCAGAGAATTGCAGCAGCAGAAGCCGAGCACTATTTGCGCCAAATTGATGATAGTCCAAAAGCAGCAGCACAGCGCGGGATCAGCCTCAAAGCATGGATAGAACGATATTTGAAGATTCAGAAACAAAGCCTGGATGCCGGATCGCTATCGCTGAAACGCTTTAAAGAAAAAAAACGCATGGCAGAGTTGCTTTCCAGGCGGCTTGGTTCCCGGCCAATGAAGAGTTTGGAGGTAAAGGATTTTGCCGTGTTATTGGATGAATATCTGGATGCAGGACATGCCAGCAGCGCCCTCTGCAACAGGGTGGTGTGGGTGGATATTTTCACAGAAGCACAACATGCCGGAGAGGTCCCTCCTGGATGGAATCCACCAGCAGCAACAAAAAAACCTTCGGTGAAGGTTACACGTGCGCGCCTCTCTCTGGACGAATGGAAAAAAATACTGGCGCAAATACCCGAGGATCGGTACTCGCATAAAGCAATGCTGCTTGCCTTAGTCACTGGTCAGCGCCGGGAAGATATTGCGAACATGAAATTTTCAGACATTAAGGACGGCTATCTGCACATCGAGCAAAGCAAAACGGGGGCCCGTATTGCGTTGCCGCTGAACCTCCGTTGTGAAGCCATTGGCTTATCGCTGGAGGATGTAATACGGAAATGTAGGGATAGGTTTGTCAGCCCCTACCTATTGCACGGGAAGATGAAAACTAAGGCAAAACCTGTGAATCTGATTTTGGTTTCTAAAGAGTTTGCCGCGGCACGTGATGCAGCCGGTATCGTACCGCCTGCAGGAAAAACACCAACAACGTTTCACGAACAGCGTTCATTGTCCGAAAGACTTTACCGCGCCCAGGGGATCGATACGAAAATTTTGCTGGGCCATAAAACACAGTCAACCACTGACAGATACAACGACGATCGCGGGAAGGAATGGACCAAACTTGCAATTTAA